One genomic window of Campylobacter fetus subsp. fetus includes the following:
- a CDS encoding MacB family efflux pump subunit, whose amino-acid sequence MIKLENIKKSFITGGVSSEVLKGINLEIKKGEFVAIIGQSGSGKSTLMNILGCLDTPTSGKYLLDSLDISKFKKDELSNLRLKKFGFIFQRYNLLSSNDTKSNVALPGIYAGMSKADRINRAKDILVKLGLETKFDTMPNHLSGGQQQRVSIARALMNGGEILLCDEPTGALDSSSGVMVMQILDSLHKDGHTIIVVTHDKDIAAWADRIIEIKDGNIISDTRKNSQIYELKQNLKEIKPNLKAIRDQFFESFVMSLGAIKSHKLRSFLTMLGIIIGIASVICVVALAKGSQQKILSDINNMGTNTITIFPGKGFGDMHSGRVRSLSIDDSNLLGKLDFVDFSTPRMNTSGLLTYANQSFSGSLRSGSEYSLAISGLKIEKGRDFTKDDIINSRSNIIIDQFTKDAFFKDVDPIGKVILFNKQPFTIVGLVKRDETSFSGDNLTVYAPYTTTMNKLTGDRDIRSIMLKLKDGVNAQVAEQSIIEVLKIRRGSKDFFTRNSDTIRQTIESTMNTMSLLISGIALISLMVGGIGVMNIMLVSVFERTKEIGIRMAIGAKSKDIMTQFLIEAILLCAIGGSIGIGLAYAIGYGFNVFGGDFKMIFSTASIFIALGVSSLIGIVFGYIPARNASKLNPIDALLRE is encoded by the coding sequence ATGATAAAACTAGAAAATATTAAGAAAAGTTTTATAACCGGCGGCGTTAGTAGTGAAGTTTTAAAAGGTATAAATTTAGAGATAAAAAAAGGCGAGTTTGTAGCCATCATAGGTCAATCAGGTAGCGGAAAATCTACGCTTATGAATATCTTAGGCTGTCTTGATACCCCAACTAGCGGAAAATACCTTTTGGACTCTTTGGATATAAGCAAATTTAAAAAAGACGAGCTTTCAAATTTAAGACTTAAAAAATTCGGTTTTATATTTCAGCGTTATAATCTTCTAAGTTCAAATGATACTAAAAGCAATGTTGCGCTTCCTGGAATTTATGCAGGTATGAGTAAAGCCGATAGGATAAATAGAGCAAAAGATATCTTAGTAAAACTTGGATTAGAAACTAAATTTGATACTATGCCAAACCATTTGAGTGGTGGTCAGCAGCAACGCGTTAGTATAGCAAGAGCGCTTATGAATGGCGGGGAGATACTGCTTTGCGATGAGCCGACTGGTGCTCTTGATAGTAGCAGCGGCGTGATGGTTATGCAAATTTTAGATAGTTTGCACAAAGACGGTCATACTATCATCGTAGTTACTCACGATAAAGATATAGCTGCTTGGGCAGATAGGATTATCGAGATAAAAGACGGAAATATCATAAGCGATACTAGAAAAAATAGTCAAATTTATGAACTGAAACAAAATTTAAAAGAGATAAAACCTAATTTAAAAGCTATAAGAGATCAGTTTTTTGAGAGTTTTGTTATGTCGCTCGGCGCTATAAAATCGCATAAATTAAGATCGTTTCTTACCATGCTCGGTATCATCATCGGTATAGCTTCTGTTATTTGTGTTGTAGCTCTTGCTAAAGGTAGTCAGCAAAAAATCCTATCTGATATCAATAATATGGGCACAAATACGATTACTATATTTCCCGGAAAAGGTTTTGGCGATATGCACTCAGGTAGAGTTCGCAGTCTTAGCATCGATGATTCAAATTTATTGGGAAAGCTTGATTTTGTTGATTTTTCAACTCCTAGAATGAACACTAGTGGACTTTTGACCTATGCAAATCAGAGTTTTAGCGGTAGTCTTAGAAGCGGAAGCGAGTACTCTTTGGCGATATCCGGACTTAAGATAGAAAAGGGTAGAGATTTTACAAAAGACGATATTATAAACTCAAGATCAAATATCATAATAGATCAATTTACAAAAGATGCATTTTTTAAAGATGTAGATCCTATCGGAAAAGTAATTTTATTTAACAAACAACCATTTACGATAGTAGGCTTAGTAAAACGAGATGAGACTTCTTTTAGCGGCGATAACTTAACTGTATATGCTCCATATACTACAACTATGAATAAATTAACAGGCGATAGAGATATAAGATCTATTATGTTAAAACTAAAAGATGGAGTAAATGCTCAAGTGGCTGAGCAAAGCATAATCGAAGTTTTGAAAATTAGGCGCGGAAGTAAGGATTTTTTTACTAGAAACTCAGATACTATCAGACAAACCATAGAAAGTACGATGAATACGATGAGTCTTTTGATATCTGGAATCGCGCTTATATCTTTGATGGTCGGCGGAATAGGTGTTATGAATATCATGTTAGTTAGTGTATTTGAGCGTACAAAAGAGATAGGTATAAGAATGGCGATAGGCGCAAAAAGCAAAGATATAATGACTCAATTTTTGATAGAAGCGATACTGCTTTGTGCTATTGGCGGAAGTATAGGAATAGGGCTTGCATATGCGATTGGTTACGGATTTAACGTATTTGGCGGAGATTTTAAGATGATATTTAGCACGGCTTCTATATTTATAGCGCTTGGAGTTTCGAGCTTGATAGGCATAGTTTTTGGCTATATACCTGCTAGAAACGCATCTAAGCTAAATCCTATAGATGCGCTTTTAAGGGAGTAA
- a CDS encoding ArsS family sensor histidine kinase: MKFSSIFYTITLIFAIATTSIFLAFLWLMDYDKQNYTRELNTKYSVVARATLLYMSELIDENEYKSQIQNFEMPEIKNQKLKSEILTNASILEEISADIGSSAILFFKKRNYLKIVHKDTTLLLQDNNYQPYRYDIIKVIFGLVFFILLITYIFIIRKIKPLRKLKRQIDKFASGNLNIKNVSTGNDEISEVADAFYNAVMQIKSLNQSRQLFLRNIMHELKTPITKGRITAEMIEKTKNQERLINVFERLESLINEFAALERVTSGIAIENSKLYKIVDIIDEAADIAMAEKSLITINAIDDVSINGDFKLLSIAFKNMIDNGIKYSDDKHINITITNKNIKFITKGDKLEQELNYYIEPFTQGSNAKKSFGLGLYIVDNILKSHNLNLEYCYKNGLNIFIFNGLKPQI; encoded by the coding sequence ATGAAATTTTCATCGATTTTTTATACGATAACTCTAATTTTTGCTATAGCTACGACTAGCATTTTTCTTGCGTTTTTATGGTTGATGGATTATGATAAACAAAATTATACAAGAGAGCTAAACACAAAATACTCAGTCGTTGCAAGAGCTACTTTACTTTATATGAGCGAACTTATAGATGAGAACGAGTACAAAAGCCAGATACAAAATTTTGAGATGCCTGAGATAAAAAATCAAAAACTAAAAAGCGAAATACTAACAAATGCTAGCATACTAGAAGAGATATCTGCAGATATAGGATCAAGCGCTATTTTATTTTTTAAAAAGAGAAATTATCTAAAAATAGTTCATAAAGACACTACTTTGTTACTGCAAGATAATAATTATCAACCCTATAGATATGATATTATCAAAGTAATTTTTGGGCTTGTATTTTTTATACTTCTTATAACATATATATTTATAATAAGAAAAATAAAACCTTTAAGAAAATTAAAGCGTCAAATAGATAAATTTGCAAGTGGAAATCTAAATATAAAAAACGTAAGTACAGGAAATGACGAAATATCTGAAGTCGCAGATGCATTTTATAATGCAGTAATGCAGATAAAATCTTTAAATCAATCGCGCCAGTTATTTTTAAGAAACATTATGCACGAATTAAAAACACCTATCACAAAAGGCAGGATAACAGCCGAAATGATAGAAAAAACTAAAAATCAAGAGAGGCTTATAAACGTATTTGAACGCCTAGAAAGTCTTATAAACGAATTTGCAGCATTAGAAAGAGTAACATCTGGAATAGCTATAGAAAACTCAAAACTATATAAAATAGTAGATATCATAGATGAAGCCGCAGATATAGCAATGGCGGAAAAATCATTAATCACGATAAATGCCATAGACGATGTGAGCATAAACGGTGATTTTAAACTATTATCTATCGCTTTTAAAAATATGATAGATAACGGTATAAAGTATTCAGACGATAAACATATAAATATAACTATTACAAATAAAAATATCAAATTTATAACCAAAGGCGACAAACTTGAACAAGAGCTTAACTATTATATAGAGCCATTTACGCAAGGTTCAAACGCTAAAAAAAGCTTTGGTCTTGGTCTTTATATCGTAGATAATATATTAAAAAGTCACAATCTAAATTTAGAGTACTGCTATAAAAACGGATTAAATATATTTATATTTAACGGATTGAAGCCTCAAATTTAA
- a CDS encoding TolC family protein — protein MKNIIFVLFSLIFVGCASKSLEYNVKNVNFYEPSWYKDFNQTVLNNLVDLSLKNSEDINIAVLNLEIAMLKAGLIRDDFFPTPSGKFGASTNKDIKTSSGWKNGFSSEFALSYEVDIYGKIFDNYEARDWEAKASQSTLENLRLTIINSVTDTYFNILYLNDAIRNLKQNLENLNMLDRLVFTKYELGKEEILSVRQSRQNILDLQNQILSNIRELETSYEIIKNFTRSDIKFDELSLSNVQNSDISLDIDFAILKNRPDINEAISNLNASFYDYKVSEKNLYPSVSIGASLSDSDSKFSDSFGFNILGGTLNINLPFLDYSRLKKQINISEAQFKKNVLTYEKTLSNAVNEVIKYVNYYEGDKQRYENMQNIKKEREMIVAIYESKYSEGKAELKDLLEAKNSLISVQNMLLNQKYRLLNDELSYYKAIAK, from the coding sequence TTGAAAAATATAATATTTGTTTTATTTAGCTTGATTTTTGTCGGATGTGCTTCTAAATCTCTGGAGTATAATGTAAAAAACGTAAATTTTTATGAGCCTTCATGGTATAAAGATTTTAATCAAACAGTGCTAAATAATTTAGTAGATTTGAGTTTAAAAAATAGCGAAGATATAAATATCGCTGTTTTAAATTTAGAGATCGCCATGTTAAAAGCAGGGCTTATCAGAGACGATTTTTTCCCGACTCCTTCAGGTAAATTTGGAGCATCGACTAATAAAGATATCAAAACATCTAGCGGTTGGAAAAACGGTTTTTCTAGTGAGTTTGCTCTTAGCTATGAAGTAGATATTTACGGTAAAATTTTTGATAATTACGAAGCTAGAGACTGGGAAGCTAAAGCTAGTCAAAGTACTCTTGAAAATCTGCGTCTAACGATAATAAATAGCGTGACCGATACGTATTTTAATATACTTTATCTAAATGACGCTATAAGAAATTTAAAACAAAACTTAGAGAATTTAAATATGCTTGATAGGCTTGTTTTTACTAAGTATGAATTAGGCAAAGAGGAAATTTTAAGCGTAAGGCAGAGCAGACAAAATATACTTGATCTGCAAAATCAAATTTTATCAAATATCAGAGAGCTAGAAACTAGCTATGAAATCATTAAAAACTTTACTAGAAGCGATATTAAATTTGATGAATTAAGCCTTTCAAACGTCCAAAATAGCGACATAAGCCTTGATATAGATTTTGCGATATTAAAAAATAGACCAGATATAAATGAGGCTATTTCAAATTTAAACGCTAGTTTTTACGACTATAAAGTTAGTGAAAAAAATCTCTATCCGAGTGTTAGCATAGGTGCTAGTTTAAGTGATAGTGACTCAAAATTTAGTGATAGTTTTGGATTTAATATTTTAGGCGGTACTTTAAATATCAATTTACCTTTTCTTGATTATTCACGGTTAAAAAAGCAGATAAATATATCTGAAGCGCAGTTTAAAAAAAATGTTTTAACATATGAAAAAACTCTTTCAAATGCTGTAAATGAGGTGATAAAATATGTAAATTATTATGAGGGCGATAAACAAAGATATGAAAATATGCAAAATATCAAAAAAGAACGCGAAATGATAGTAGCGATCTATGAAAGTAAATACAGCGAGGGCAAAGCTGAGTTAAAAGATCTTTTGGAGGCCAAAAACTCTCTTATTAGCGTACAAAATATGCTTTTAAATCAAAAATATCGTCTTTTAAATGATGAGTTGAGTTATTATAAAGCTATAGCAAAATAG
- a CDS encoding DMT family transporter: protein MTKYKKGLILAIIGVTLMSFESPAIKFVKASGFDYIFFFGLFLFMSSIFISVIFIKPKKIKYVFLADSKGTILAALALGLSNIFFIYAVKFAGIALPVILLSSAPLFCAILDKIIFKKSTPKSIFIATFFVAIGIIIVVYERLDLNSIIGVILSFLCVISFSMLFVLLSAHKNVSRTLAISGGGLVMFMISLPFFKFEASLSDIITIAIVGIFITPASRILIGRSSLYLIPAQLGLIAILEAILAPFWGFVFLGEDISSSLIIGASIIIVSIAINTIIIAKKST from the coding sequence ATGACAAAATACAAAAAAGGGCTTATACTAGCAATTATCGGCGTTACTTTGATGAGCTTTGAATCTCCGGCTATAAAATTTGTTAAAGCTAGCGGATTTGATTATATATTTTTCTTTGGGCTATTTTTATTTATGAGTTCGATTTTTATCTCTGTTATATTTATTAAACCAAAAAAAATTAAATATGTATTCTTAGCAGATTCAAAAGGTACTATTTTAGCAGCTCTTGCTCTTGGACTTAGTAATATATTTTTTATATATGCCGTTAAATTTGCGGGTATAGCGCTGCCTGTTATATTGCTATCTTCAGCACCTCTATTTTGTGCTATACTCGATAAAATCATATTTAAAAAATCAACTCCCAAAAGCATATTTATAGCAACGTTTTTCGTTGCAATAGGAATCATAATAGTAGTCTATGAAAGACTTGATCTTAACTCTATTATAGGAGTTATACTATCGTTTTTATGCGTAATCAGCTTTTCTATGCTGTTTGTGTTATTAAGCGCTCATAAAAATGTTAGTAGAACATTGGCTATAAGCGGAGGCGGACTTGTAATGTTTATGATCTCTTTACCGTTTTTTAAATTTGAAGCTAGTTTAAGCGATATCATCACAATAGCCATCGTAGGTATATTTATAACTCCTGCTTCAAGAATACTTATAGGACGTTCGTCTCTTTACCTTATACCTGCTCAGCTTGGACTTATAGCAATACTTGAAGCTATTTTAGCTCCTTTTTGGGGATTTGTATTTCTTGGAGAAGATATCAGCTCTAGTCTTATTATAGGCGCAAGTATTATCATAGTAAGTATAGCTATAAATACAATTATTATAGCTAAAAAATCTACTTGA
- the nadA gene encoding quinolinate synthase NadA, whose amino-acid sequence MQGLKTQIKKYLKDKNALLVAHYYQKDEIVEIADITGDSLELAKKASKSDKNLIIFCGVAFMGQSVKILSPHKKVIMPKLACCSLAKMIDEEYFKQSIEKITQCGIAKEDIFPIVYINSSAAVKAEVGKMGGVVCTSSNADKIFDYAIQSNKKIFFLPDRCLGINLAKKKGLSFCILNKADKKSILESQILCYDGFCSVHQAFTTQDIENYRKKYKDILIITHPECDPSVVEKSDFVGSTSQIIDFVKKLSPAQTIAIGTEFNLVNRLRKGSNNTFVLSSTPPICPTMNETTLHDLLRVLEAMEGRSELFTMMNEVIVPQENIHYAKLALDKMLDFA is encoded by the coding sequence ATGCAGGGTCTAAAAACGCAAATTAAAAAATATTTAAAAGATAAAAATGCTCTTTTGGTAGCTCATTATTACCAAAAAGATGAGATTGTAGAAATAGCCGATATTACCGGAGATAGTCTAGAATTAGCCAAAAAAGCATCTAAAAGTGATAAAAATTTAATTATTTTTTGCGGAGTAGCTTTTATGGGGCAAAGCGTTAAAATTTTATCTCCGCACAAAAAAGTCATAATGCCAAAACTAGCTTGCTGTTCTTTGGCAAAAATGATTGATGAGGAGTATTTTAAGCAAAGTATAGAAAAAATCACACAATGCGGTATAGCCAAAGAAGATATTTTCCCTATAGTTTATATAAATTCTAGCGCAGCCGTGAAAGCAGAAGTAGGAAAAATGGGCGGAGTCGTTTGTACTTCTAGTAATGCCGATAAAATTTTTGATTACGCTATTCAAAGTAATAAAAAAATCTTTTTTTTACCAGATAGATGCTTAGGAATAAACCTAGCCAAAAAAAAGGGTTTAAGTTTTTGCATACTAAATAAAGCAGATAAAAAAAGTATTTTAGAGTCCCAAATTCTTTGCTATGATGGTTTTTGCTCCGTACATCAAGCTTTTACCACGCAAGATATCGAAAATTATAGAAAAAAGTATAAAGATATACTAATCATAACCCATCCAGAGTGTGATCCAAGCGTCGTAGAAAAGTCTGATTTTGTAGGATCTACTAGTCAAATCATAGATTTTGTTAAAAAGCTAAGCCCTGCCCAAACTATCGCAATCGGAACTGAATTTAATCTTGTTAATCGCTTAAGAAAAGGTTCAAATAATACTTTTGTACTCTCAAGCACTCCTCCGATTTGTCCTACTATGAACGAAACTACTTTGCATGATCTGCTAAGAGTTTTAGAGGCTATGGAAGGCAGAAGTGAGTTATTTACTATGATGAACGAAGTGATTGTACCGCAAGAAAATATACACTATGCAAAACTAGCTTTGGATAAAATGTTAGATTTCGCATAA
- a CDS encoding efflux RND transporter periplasmic adaptor subunit → MKKWIAAAAVLVAIFGFWYYQNSKKPENEYLTTIVKKGNLTQSVEAVGEVFAENLVDVGAQVSGQIKELYVKVGDKVKKGDKIAQIDSIKQQNTLDQQLAALEILNAKLKSAKISLNIAEIQYNRELRLAEQNATSVENLENYKNTLSLQNASLKEIEAQIKQTQIEISTARTNLNYTDIRAPFDGVVVSVPVEVGQTLNANQTTPTLVNIADLSKMEIRMQISEGDVPKISIGDRVEYSILSDINKKYTGSLTSIDPGLTTLSDGKYKTTSSSSGSSSSSGSSAVYYYAKLKVDNSSEFLRIGMTTQNTIIIKEIKDTLLLPTMAIKSDENGNFVLIKNGEEIKKVRVEVGISSSVDTQILSGLSEGDEVVTSQLGGDELKKLLNTRSPKIRV, encoded by the coding sequence ATGAAAAAATGGATAGCAGCTGCAGCTGTTTTGGTGGCTATTTTTGGTTTTTGGTACTATCAAAATTCCAAAAAACCAGAAAATGAGTATCTAACAACTATAGTAAAAAAAGGAAATTTAACCCAAAGCGTAGAAGCCGTAGGCGAGGTTTTTGCGGAGAATTTAGTAGATGTTGGAGCTCAAGTAAGTGGACAAATAAAAGAACTTTATGTAAAAGTTGGAGATAAAGTTAAAAAAGGCGATAAAATCGCTCAAATAGACTCTATAAAACAGCAAAATACGCTAGATCAACAATTAGCAGCTCTTGAGATACTAAATGCTAAGCTAAAATCAGCTAAAATTTCTTTAAACATAGCTGAAATTCAGTATAATCGTGAACTAAGACTAGCAGAACAAAATGCAACATCTGTTGAAAATTTAGAAAACTATAAAAATACTCTAAGTCTTCAAAACGCAAGTTTAAAAGAGATAGAAGCCCAAATAAAACAGACTCAAATAGAAATAAGTACGGCCAGAACAAATTTAAACTATACGGATATTAGAGCTCCGTTTGATGGAGTTGTAGTTTCTGTGCCAGTAGAGGTCGGACAAACTTTAAATGCGAATCAAACAACTCCGACTTTGGTAAATATAGCCGATCTTAGTAAAATGGAAATTAGAATGCAAATAAGCGAGGGCGACGTACCCAAGATAAGCATAGGCGATAGAGTAGAATACAGCATTCTTTCGGATATAAATAAAAAATATACAGGATCTCTTACATCTATAGATCCCGGTCTTACTACGCTAAGTGATGGAAAATATAAAACCACAAGCTCTAGTTCAGGTTCAAGCTCTAGTTCGGGTAGTTCGGCAGTGTATTATTATGCAAAATTAAAAGTCGATAATTCAAGCGAGTTTTTAAGAATCGGTATGACGACGCAAAATACTATAATAATAAAAGAGATAAAAGATACTCTTTTACTTCCTACGATGGCTATAAAAAGTGATGAAAACGGTAATTTTGTTCTTATAAAAAACGGTGAAGAGATAAAAAAAGTAAGAGTAGAGGTGGGTATTAGTAGCAGTGTTGATACTCAAATTCTAAGCGGGTTAAGCGAGGGAGATGAAGTAGTTACGTCTCAACTTGGCGGCGATGAATTAAAAAAACTTTTAAATACTAGATCACCAAAGATAAGAGTATGA
- a CDS encoding AEC family transporter, whose product MIFAPMFSIFILLASGYLAKKTKVLAQNQSIFFIDFVLCFALPALIFDKIYHVTIDTHLINIILTGLTSSIIAMFIAVGAGIVFKFKKPTIVSLALLSMFGNTLFVGMPIVEGFFGDSALNEVIFYDQLATGIPISILGPLILSLGAPAKVSIIQNTMKILKFPPFVALLLGLICKNFELPDVIFAPLRMFASSVVPVALFAVGIGLGFNSIKSAWKSSLVVLGAKMVLAPAIFVLITMIFDIKLNQSWMVGLLETAMPPMVLASAMILKANLDTNLAISSVALGIIFTFITIPTIFIIMN is encoded by the coding sequence ATGATCTTCGCACCTATGTTTTCTATATTTATATTATTGGCCTCCGGATATTTAGCTAAAAAAACAAAAGTTTTAGCCCAAAATCAATCTATATTTTTCATTGATTTCGTACTTTGCTTTGCTTTGCCTGCTTTGATATTTGATAAAATTTATCACGTTACTATAGACACTCATCTTATAAATATCATTTTAACAGGTCTTACTTCATCGATAATTGCTATGTTTATAGCAGTCGGCGCCGGTATCGTTTTTAAATTTAAAAAACCAACGATAGTAAGTTTAGCGCTTCTTAGTATGTTTGGTAATACGTTATTTGTCGGTATGCCGATAGTAGAAGGGTTTTTTGGCGATAGCGCGTTAAATGAGGTTATATTTTACGATCAACTTGCCACCGGAATACCTATTTCTATACTAGGTCCGCTTATACTATCTTTAGGAGCTCCGGCTAAAGTTTCCATCATTCAAAATACAATGAAAATCCTCAAATTCCCGCCGTTTGTAGCACTTCTTTTAGGATTAATATGTAAAAACTTCGAGCTTCCAGATGTTATATTTGCGCCGCTTCGTATGTTTGCTAGCAGCGTTGTGCCTGTAGCTCTATTTGCAGTTGGTATAGGGTTAGGATTTAACAGCATAAAAAGCGCTTGGAAAAGCTCATTAGTCGTATTAGGTGCTAAAATGGTGTTAGCTCCAGCGATTTTTGTTCTTATTACTATGATATTTGATATAAAACTAAATCAAAGCTGGATGGTCGGTCTTTTAGAAACGGCAATGCCTCCTATGGTATTAGCAAGCGCTATGATATTAAAAGCAAACCTTGATACGAATTTAGCTATATCAAGCGTTGCCCTTGGTATAATATTTACTTTTATTACAATTCCTACTATATTTATTATAATGAATTAA
- a CDS encoding ComEC/Rec2 family competence protein, with protein MNLFQTKMQIATVIGLCILIFGVNLMLEYFKFESFRDAKYSFINAKIIQNYEKQGKNNSYFILKLKSNEFTFYTRTKNKIDFTDARVGVISKNLKFKEYLKNSFFLPNFKIEPQKSSLSFTDNVQNSIENQHENPKLKELYSALYLASPINKDLRANVTNWGIAHIIAISGFHLSLIFAFIFFIVKPVVIPLQSRYFPYVNINFHLSIFIFILMGFYLYILDFTPSFLRSYIMGVFGFLLLSRGLSIFKFGNLCLTILIAVAFSPKLLFSIGFYFSCLGVFFIFLYIHHFGDKNDLKSRLKIALHTLYLEIFVFGAMNIPVYYFFTSASLYQLSVIPLAYVFVVFYPLSIILHFFNLGGIFDLQMLAFLEFANKQSDIFIPFWIFVFFNFLLIPAIKFKSIAIFLSAGGMVLFIFSLIF; from the coding sequence ATGAATTTATTTCAAACCAAAATGCAGATTGCTACTGTGATTGGCCTTTGCATTTTGATTTTTGGAGTAAATTTAATGCTTGAGTATTTTAAATTTGAGAGTTTTAGAGATGCTAAATATTCGTTTATAAATGCAAAAATTATTCAAAATTATGAAAAACAGGGAAAAAATAACAGTTATTTTATTTTAAAGCTCAAATCTAACGAGTTTACGTTTTATACAAGAACAAAAAACAAGATCGATTTTACAGATGCAAGAGTCGGCGTAATCAGTAAAAATCTTAAATTTAAAGAGTATTTAAAGAATAGTTTTTTCTTACCTAATTTTAAGATCGAACCTCAAAAAAGCAGTCTAAGCTTCACGGATAATGTTCAAAATAGCATAGAAAATCAGCATGAAAATCCTAAATTAAAAGAGCTTTACAGCGCTCTTTATCTTGCTTCACCTATAAATAAAGATCTAAGAGCGAACGTGACAAATTGGGGTATAGCTCATATTATAGCTATTAGCGGATTTCATCTTAGTCTTATATTTGCTTTTATATTTTTTATCGTAAAGCCGGTTGTTATACCACTGCAAAGTAGATATTTTCCATATGTAAATATAAATTTTCATCTAAGTATTTTTATATTTATTTTAATGGGATTTTATCTTTATATTTTGGATTTTACTCCTAGTTTTTTGCGTTCATATATAATGGGGGTTTTTGGATTTTTACTTCTTAGCAGAGGACTAAGTATATTTAAATTTGGAAATTTGTGTTTGACTATTTTGATTGCTGTTGCTTTTAGTCCGAAACTTCTGTTTTCGATCGGATTTTATTTTTCTTGTTTAGGTGTATTTTTTATATTTTTATATATCCATCATTTTGGAGATAAAAACGATCTAAAAAGTAGACTCAAGATAGCCTTGCATACTTTATATTTGGAGATTTTCGTATTTGGTGCGATGAATATTCCGGTGTATTATTTTTTTACTTCGGCAAGTTTGTACCAATTAAGCGTTATACCTTTGGCTTATGTTTTTGTTGTTTTTTATCCTCTTAGTATAATTCTTCATTTTTTTAATCTCGGAGGAATTTTCGATTTGCAAATGCTTGCTTTTTTAGAATTTGCTAATAAACAAAGTGATATTTTCATACCGTTTTGGATATTTGTATTTTTTAATTTTTTACTAATTCCTGCTATTAAATTTAAAAGTATAGCCATATTTTTATCTGCTGGAGGTATGGTTTTATTTATCTTTTCATTGATATTTTAA
- the fliP gene encoding flagellar type III secretion system pore protein FliP (The bacterial flagellar biogenesis protein FliP forms a type III secretion system (T3SS)-type pore required for flagellar assembly.), whose amino-acid sequence MKLFFLIFFGFVTGFAAETVTIPTINLNLSAPDTPQQLVTSLNVLIVLTLLALAPSLIFVMTSFLRLIIVFSFLRQAMGTQQMPPTNVLISLALILTFFIMEPVAKQSYNEGIKPYLEEKIGYQDAFAIGAKPFKEFMVRNTREKDLALFYRIRALPNPNTVDDIPFTIAAPAFIISELKTAFEIGFLLYLPFLVIDMVVSSVLMSMGMMMLPPVMISLPFKLLIFVLVDGWNLLIGNLVASFK is encoded by the coding sequence TTGAAACTATTTTTTTTAATATTTTTTGGATTTGTAACCGGTTTTGCAGCCGAGACTGTAACCATACCTACTATAAATTTAAATCTTAGCGCTCCAGATACGCCCCAGCAGCTAGTTACTAGCCTGAATGTTTTGATTGTGCTTACTCTGCTTGCTCTTGCACCGTCGCTTATTTTTGTGATGACTAGCTTTTTAAGGCTTATTATTGTATTTTCATTTCTTAGACAAGCTATGGGAACACAACAAATGCCGCCTACAAACGTACTTATTTCTTTAGCTTTGATTCTTACGTTTTTTATTATGGAGCCAGTTGCTAAACAATCTTATAATGAAGGCATAAAGCCGTATTTAGAAGAGAAAATCGGTTATCAAGATGCTTTTGCTATTGGAGCAAAGCCATTTAAAGAGTTTATGGTAAGAAATACCAGAGAAAAAGATCTAGCTCTTTTTTATCGTATAAGGGCACTACCAAATCCAAATACGGTAGATGATATACCTTTTACTATAGCTGCTCCAGCTTTTATCATCAGCGAATTAAAGACAGCTTTTGAGATAGGATTTTTGCTGTATTTGCCGTTTTTGGTTATAGATATGGTCGTTAGTTCTGTGCTTATGTCTATGGGTATGATGATGTTGCCGCCCGTGATGATATCTCTTCCATTTAAGTTGCTTATCTTTGTGCTAGTTGATGGATGGAATTTGCTTATAGGAAACTTAGTGGCTAGTTTCAAGTAG